The following proteins come from a genomic window of Pyxidicoccus sp. MSG2:
- a CDS encoding cupredoxin domain-containing protein, with product MRPFLSRIIKPWLALAATAAMVGATQQGCSKDTGATKAEATAPSAPSAPEKREGGVRVVELTVTEKGYEPSPVNLKKGEPVKLVVTRKTDQTCATEVVMDGYDINTPLPLNQPVEIAFTPKESGKLVYGCAMGKMISGVFMVD from the coding sequence ATGCGCCCCTTCCTCTCCCGCATCATCAAGCCCTGGCTCGCCCTGGCCGCGACGGCCGCCATGGTGGGCGCCACGCAGCAGGGGTGCTCCAAGGACACGGGCGCCACGAAGGCGGAGGCCACCGCGCCCTCGGCGCCCTCGGCTCCGGAGAAGCGCGAGGGCGGCGTGCGCGTGGTGGAGCTCACCGTCACGGAGAAGGGCTACGAGCCCAGCCCCGTGAATCTCAAGAAGGGCGAGCCGGTGAAGCTGGTGGTGACGCGCAAGACGGACCAGACGTGCGCCACCGAAGTCGTCATGGACGGCTACGACATCAACACCCCGCTGCCGCTGAACCAGCCGGTGGAAATCGCCTTCACCCCGAAGGAGTCCGGCAAGCTCGTGTACGGCTGCGCCATGGGGAAGATGATTTCCGGCGTGTTCATGGTGGACTGA
- a CDS encoding diguanylate cyclase has translation MADGERKRTLEVARRASPGGELSGRTVLIVDDDPAHVRHVREGLTPQGYLFTEANDGTQALSAIRQARPDLILMDVEMPGLGGVEVCRIIKANSGEDGFGFIPVILMTARQAAGKVEGLELGADDYLVKPFDMLELSARVKSMLRLKVLQDALVEKNRELDKANKELARRREELLALSRTDALTGLFNRRYFEERLHEEFARSRRYGSPLSLVMLDIDHFKRINDTFGHPFGDQVLKAVAQTARARLREVDLLARYGGEELIALLPETGPVDAMKVCERVREAIASLGLEPPGADAKAELVRLTASLGVATVPSADLASAESLLMAADTSLYVAKGAGRNRVHQHAA, from the coding sequence ATGGCGGACGGCGAACGGAAGAGGACGCTGGAGGTCGCGCGTCGTGCGTCGCCTGGGGGCGAGCTCAGCGGCCGCACGGTGCTCATCGTGGATGACGACCCGGCGCATGTGCGGCACGTGCGCGAGGGGCTGACGCCCCAGGGCTACCTCTTCACGGAAGCGAATGACGGGACGCAGGCGCTGTCCGCCATCCGGCAGGCGCGGCCGGACCTCATCCTGATGGATGTGGAGATGCCGGGGCTGGGCGGGGTGGAGGTGTGCCGCATCATCAAGGCGAACTCGGGGGAGGACGGCTTCGGCTTCATCCCGGTGATTCTGATGACGGCGCGGCAGGCGGCGGGGAAGGTGGAGGGGCTGGAGCTGGGGGCGGACGACTACCTGGTGAAGCCGTTCGACATGCTGGAGCTGTCGGCGCGGGTGAAGTCCATGCTGCGGCTGAAGGTGCTGCAGGACGCGCTGGTGGAGAAGAACCGGGAGCTGGACAAGGCCAACAAGGAGCTGGCGCGACGGCGCGAGGAGCTGCTGGCGCTCAGCCGCACGGACGCGCTCACCGGACTGTTCAATCGGCGCTACTTCGAGGAGCGGCTGCACGAGGAGTTCGCCCGCTCGCGGCGCTACGGCTCGCCGCTGTCGCTGGTGATGCTGGACATCGACCACTTCAAGCGCATCAACGACACCTTCGGGCACCCCTTCGGGGACCAGGTGCTCAAGGCGGTGGCGCAGACGGCGCGCGCGCGGCTGCGGGAGGTGGACCTGCTGGCGCGCTATGGCGGCGAGGAGCTCATCGCCCTGCTGCCGGAGACGGGGCCGGTGGACGCGATGAAGGTGTGCGAGCGCGTGCGCGAGGCGATTGCGTCGCTGGGGCTGGAGCCCCCGGGCGCGGACGCGAAGGCGGAGCTGGTGCGGCTGACGGCGTCGCTGGGCGTGGCCACGGTGCCCTCGGCCGACCTGGCGAGCGCGGAGTCCCTGCTGATGGCGGCGGACACCAGCCTCTACGTGGCCAAGGGAGCGGGCCGCAACCGCGTCCACCAGCACGCGGCGTGA
- the trmB gene encoding tRNA (guanine(46)-N(7))-methyltransferase TrmB, translating into MARPRLLPEPVGLKFVTLETPPDWDAEFGFAGPLELEIGSGAGGHALEYCRRNPGVRFVAFEWRKKYARDTQARADKAGLKNLRVIEADATFVVPRIFAEGSLAAIHLQFPDPWWKRAHAKRAVIQPAFAQVLYAKLAPGGLFDMRTDVKDRGESMLSILESVGFQNPLGSGVFHPHDPEEVPSTRERRYLVSGEPVYRGRLRKPA; encoded by the coding sequence ATGGCCCGTCCCCGTCTGCTACCCGAGCCCGTCGGGCTCAAGTTCGTCACCCTGGAAACGCCCCCGGACTGGGACGCGGAGTTCGGCTTCGCCGGCCCGCTCGAGCTGGAGATCGGCTCCGGCGCCGGGGGCCACGCCCTGGAGTACTGCCGGCGCAACCCCGGGGTGCGCTTCGTCGCCTTCGAGTGGCGCAAGAAGTACGCGCGCGACACCCAGGCCCGCGCGGACAAGGCCGGCCTGAAGAACCTGCGCGTCATCGAGGCCGACGCCACCTTCGTCGTGCCCCGCATCTTCGCCGAAGGCTCGCTGGCCGCCATCCACCTCCAGTTCCCCGACCCCTGGTGGAAGCGCGCCCACGCCAAGCGCGCCGTGATTCAGCCCGCCTTCGCCCAGGTGCTGTACGCGAAGCTCGCACCGGGCGGCCTCTTCGACATGCGCACGGACGTGAAGGACAGGGGCGAGTCCATGCTCTCCATCCTGGAATCCGTGGGTTTCCAGAACCCCCTGGGTTCAGGAGTCTTCCATCCTCATGATCCGGAGGAGGTGCCATCCACGCGGGAGCGGCGCTACCTGGTAAGCGGGGAGCCCGTGTACCGGGGCCGGCTGCGCAAGCCCGCCTGA
- a CDS encoding bifunctional riboflavin kinase/FAD synthetase, which yields MKVFHSVAEAGRALAGQALALGNFDGVHVGHQALFSEAGRHAAAAAFTFHPHPGKVLQPDLAPKLITLLPRKLELFAGCGLSAAVVQPFTRDYARTPPSDFEAALFDALGVAHVVVGSDFTYGAARGGTVASLREAAARRGAKVHVVAPVTVDGVVASSSRVREYILEGRVSAARRLLGRPFDLDGTVVAGAGRGRGIGFPTANVDTQNELRPAPGVYAIRVHLPGESGGTWHAGAANIGVKPTFGGTEVTIEAHLLDFSGDLYGKELRVQFLERLRPEQRFGSVAELVGQIKRDVEAARTVIAGVGD from the coding sequence ATGAAGGTCTTCCACTCGGTGGCCGAGGCGGGCCGGGCACTGGCCGGCCAGGCGCTCGCGCTGGGCAACTTCGACGGCGTCCACGTGGGCCACCAGGCCCTCTTCTCCGAGGCCGGCCGCCACGCCGCCGCCGCCGCCTTCACCTTCCACCCCCACCCGGGCAAGGTGCTCCAGCCGGACCTGGCGCCGAAGCTGATTACGCTGCTGCCCCGCAAGCTGGAGCTGTTCGCCGGGTGTGGCCTGTCCGCCGCGGTGGTGCAGCCCTTCACCCGCGACTACGCGCGCACGCCCCCGTCCGACTTCGAGGCCGCCCTCTTCGACGCGCTCGGCGTGGCGCACGTGGTGGTGGGCAGCGACTTCACCTATGGCGCGGCCCGCGGCGGCACGGTGGCCAGCCTGCGCGAGGCGGCCGCCCGGCGCGGCGCGAAGGTGCACGTGGTGGCGCCCGTCACCGTGGACGGCGTGGTGGCCTCGTCCTCGCGCGTGCGCGAGTACATCCTCGAGGGCCGCGTGTCCGCCGCGCGGCGGCTGCTCGGGCGCCCCTTCGACCTGGACGGCACGGTGGTGGCCGGCGCGGGGCGGGGCAGGGGCATCGGCTTTCCCACCGCGAACGTGGACACGCAGAACGAGCTGCGCCCGGCGCCCGGCGTCTATGCCATCCGGGTGCACCTGCCCGGCGAGTCGGGGGGCACATGGCACGCGGGTGCCGCCAACATCGGTGTGAAGCCCACCTTCGGCGGCACCGAGGTCACCATCGAAGCGCACCTGCTGGACTTCTCCGGCGACCTCTATGGCAAGGAGCTCCGGGTGCAGTTCCTGGAGCGGCTGCGCCCCGAGCAGCGCTTCGGCTCGGTGGCGGAGCTCGTCGGGCAGATAAAGCGGGACGTGGAGGCCGCGCGCACCGTCATCGCCGGTGTGGGTGACTGA
- a CDS encoding type IV pilus twitching motility protein PilT: MANLHQLLKAMVEKGASDLHITTGSPPQLRVDGELVPLKTAPLTPVETKQLCYSILTDAQKHKFEEDNELDLSFGVKGLSRFRANIFMQRGAVAGAFRTIPFKILTFQELGLPPVVAELVKKPRGLILVTGPTGSGKSTTLASMIDKINTERHEHIMTIEDPIEYLHPHKNCLVNQREVGADTRNFKTALKYILRQDPDIVLVGELRDLETIEAALTIAETGHICYATLHTNSAVQTINRVLDVFPPYQQPQVRAQLSFVLEGVMSQALVSKAGGPGRILALEVMVPNPAIRNLIREDKVHQIYSSMQVGQAKYGMQTFNQALAALLIRRLISQDEAFGRSSDPEELRNILATGGQGLPGQRPAGGAGGR; encoded by the coding sequence GTGGCCAACCTGCACCAGCTCCTCAAGGCGATGGTCGAGAAGGGCGCTTCCGACCTCCACATCACCACTGGCTCACCGCCCCAGCTCCGCGTGGACGGCGAGCTCGTGCCCTTGAAGACGGCGCCGCTGACCCCCGTGGAGACCAAGCAGCTCTGCTACTCCATCCTCACGGACGCCCAGAAGCACAAGTTCGAGGAGGACAACGAGCTGGACCTGTCCTTCGGCGTGAAGGGGCTGTCGCGCTTCCGCGCCAACATCTTCATGCAGCGTGGCGCGGTGGCCGGGGCCTTCCGCACCATTCCCTTCAAGATTTTGACCTTCCAGGAGCTGGGCCTGCCCCCGGTGGTCGCGGAGCTGGTGAAGAAGCCCCGCGGCCTCATCCTGGTGACGGGCCCCACGGGCTCGGGCAAGTCCACCACGCTGGCCTCGATGATCGACAAGATCAACACCGAGCGTCATGAGCACATCATGACCATCGAGGACCCCATCGAGTATCTGCACCCGCACAAGAACTGCCTCGTCAACCAGCGAGAAGTCGGCGCGGACACGCGGAACTTCAAGACGGCCCTCAAGTACATCCTCCGCCAGGACCCGGACATCGTGCTCGTCGGCGAGCTCCGGGATCTGGAGACGATTGAGGCGGCGCTCACCATCGCCGAGACGGGCCACATCTGCTACGCCACGCTGCACACCAACAGCGCGGTGCAGACCATCAACCGCGTGCTGGACGTGTTCCCCCCGTACCAGCAGCCGCAGGTGCGCGCGCAGCTGTCCTTCGTGCTCGAGGGCGTGATGAGCCAGGCGCTGGTGTCCAAGGCGGGCGGCCCGGGCCGCATCCTCGCCCTGGAGGTGATGGTGCCCAACCCCGCCATCCGGAACCTCATCCGCGAGGACAAGGTCCATCAGATCTACTCCTCCATGCAGGTCGGCCAGGCCAAGTACGGCATGCAGACCTTCAACCAGGCCCTGGCGGCGCTCCTCATCCGCCGGCTCATCTCCCAGGACGAGGCCTTCGGCCGTTCCAGCGACCCGGAGGAGCTGCGCAACATCCTCGCCACCGGTGGCCAGGGCCTCCCGGGGCAGCGGCCAGCCGGGGGAGCGGGCGGTCGTTAG
- a CDS encoding type II secretion system F family protein, whose amino-acid sequence MAAPAVQQKAVTPKKNTSQFLWEAKTKGGETKKGEMEALDTEAVNARLKSLGLNPTKVRKKSALDGDIVLPGIGGVTGKDILIFTRQFATMIDAGLPLVQCLDILASQMDNPAFKKVLFAIKAKVEQGSTFADALKDHPKVFDELYTQLCAAGEVGGILDSILNRLASYREKNEKLKAKVKGAMTYPAIVLVVALGVVSLLLIKVTPTFAKMFADFGSELPGPTQFVVDMSEWAQTYWLHVAGSITAVVVSFTWSYRQPRGRVFWDKVFLKMPLFGPVLRKVAVARFTRTLGTMLSSGVPILDALDVTAKTAGNRTVEAAIFYVRGKISEGKNIAGPLADTKVFPSMVVQMIGVGEATGAMDTMLNKIADFYDDEVDSAISALTSMIEPIMMVFLGGVVGGFLIAMYLPIFSIAGAIK is encoded by the coding sequence ATGGCAGCACCAGCAGTGCAACAGAAGGCAGTCACCCCCAAGAAGAACACGTCCCAGTTCCTCTGGGAGGCGAAGACCAAGGGCGGAGAGACCAAGAAGGGCGAGATGGAGGCCTTGGACACCGAGGCCGTCAACGCGCGCCTCAAGTCCCTGGGCCTCAACCCGACCAAGGTGCGCAAGAAGAGCGCCCTGGACGGCGACATCGTCCTGCCTGGCATCGGTGGGGTGACGGGCAAGGACATCCTCATCTTCACCCGGCAGTTCGCCACGATGATCGACGCCGGCCTTCCGCTGGTGCAGTGCCTCGACATCCTGGCCAGCCAGATGGACAACCCCGCCTTCAAGAAGGTGTTGTTCGCCATCAAGGCCAAGGTGGAGCAGGGCAGCACCTTCGCTGACGCCCTGAAGGACCACCCCAAGGTCTTCGACGAGCTCTACACCCAGCTGTGCGCCGCGGGTGAGGTGGGCGGTATCCTCGACTCCATCCTCAACCGGCTCGCGTCCTACCGAGAGAAGAACGAGAAGCTCAAGGCCAAGGTCAAGGGCGCGATGACCTACCCGGCCATCGTCTTGGTGGTGGCCCTCGGCGTGGTGTCACTGCTGCTCATCAAGGTGACGCCCACGTTCGCGAAGATGTTCGCCGACTTCGGCTCGGAGCTGCCGGGGCCCACCCAGTTCGTGGTGGACATGTCCGAATGGGCCCAGACGTATTGGCTCCACGTCGCCGGCTCCATCACCGCGGTGGTGGTCTCCTTCACCTGGAGCTACCGGCAGCCCCGGGGGCGCGTGTTCTGGGACAAGGTGTTCCTGAAGATGCCGCTGTTCGGGCCGGTGCTCCGCAAGGTCGCGGTGGCGCGCTTCACCCGCACGCTGGGCACCATGCTCTCCTCGGGCGTGCCCATCCTCGACGCCCTGGACGTGACGGCGAAGACGGCCGGCAACCGCACCGTGGAAGCGGCCATCTTCTACGTGCGCGGCAAGATCTCCGAGGGCAAGAACATCGCGGGCCCGCTGGCGGACACCAAGGTGTTCCCCTCCATGGTGGTGCAGATGATTGGCGTCGGTGAGGCCACCGGCGCCATGGACACCATGCTCAACAAGATCGCCGACTTCTACGACGACGAGGTGGACTCCGCCATCAGTGCGCTCACCTCCATGATTGAGCCCATCATGATGGTGTTCCTCGGCGGCGTGGTCGGTGGCTTCCTCATCGCCATGTACCTGCCCATCTTCTCCATTGCCGGTGCCATCAAGTAG
- a CDS encoding two-component system sensor histidine kinase NtrB, with protein sequence MDAAGVRSRLVWLVLFRTVAASLSLVITVARLLLQPYQEPSRTDTLSLAVIIAAYVSTVVVGLRLRWGRAGKLDAWVQVVGDIVIATGLVYLSGGADSPLTFLYSLAVIGAAVVLDWRGALWVAAASALCFSGLVMAPLFADGTPVAPLLSSRGLFVLGSNLLALALIAVLAGYLSRQLSATGGALSAREADLRRLGRLQRQIVSSMPSGLVTCDARGRVTYVNPAGCAILQVEETGSVGMELETLMPGVSGLAPRSPRSELVVGTGSGRRILGLSVTPLEGEQGALLMVFQDLTRLRRMEEDLNRADRLASLGALSAQLAHELRNPLAAMRGSAQLLAQDARDEMGHKLTAILLRESDRLARLVEEFLRFARPPEPVRRPVALDALLVETVDMLRVDPLARDVRMEVAAPEPLTLPVDPDQLRQVLINLVRNGFQAAGPRGEVKVALARTEQEARIRVWDSGGSITEEMMGHLFEPFFTTRDGGTGLGLSTAHSIVRAHGGAIRVRSSRDEGTEFVVELPL encoded by the coding sequence GTGGACGCGGCAGGTGTCCGCTCGCGCCTGGTATGGCTGGTGCTGTTCCGCACCGTGGCGGCGAGCCTCTCGCTCGTCATCACGGTGGCGCGCCTGCTCTTGCAGCCCTACCAGGAGCCCAGCCGCACGGACACGCTGTCGCTCGCGGTCATCATCGCCGCGTACGTGTCCACGGTGGTGGTGGGCCTGCGGCTGCGGTGGGGGCGGGCGGGGAAGCTGGACGCCTGGGTGCAGGTGGTGGGTGACATCGTCATCGCCACCGGGCTGGTGTACCTCAGCGGCGGCGCGGACTCGCCCCTCACCTTCCTCTACAGCCTGGCCGTCATCGGCGCGGCGGTGGTGCTCGACTGGCGCGGCGCGCTCTGGGTGGCCGCGGCGTCCGCGCTGTGCTTCTCCGGCCTGGTGATGGCGCCGTTGTTCGCGGACGGCACGCCCGTGGCCCCGCTCCTGTCGAGCCGGGGGCTGTTCGTGCTGGGCAGCAACCTGCTGGCGCTCGCGCTCATCGCCGTGCTGGCCGGCTACCTGTCGCGCCAGCTCTCCGCCACCGGCGGGGCCCTGTCCGCCCGCGAGGCCGACCTGCGGCGGCTGGGGAGGCTGCAGCGGCAGATTGTCTCCTCCATGCCCTCGGGGCTGGTGACGTGCGACGCCCGGGGGCGCGTCACGTACGTCAACCCCGCGGGCTGCGCCATCCTCCAGGTGGAGGAGACGGGCAGCGTGGGCATGGAGCTGGAGACGCTGATGCCCGGCGTGTCCGGGCTGGCGCCCCGCTCGCCCCGCAGCGAGCTCGTCGTGGGGACGGGCAGTGGCCGGCGCATCCTCGGCCTGTCGGTGACGCCGCTGGAGGGCGAGCAGGGGGCGCTGCTCATGGTGTTCCAGGACCTCACCCGGCTGCGGCGCATGGAGGAGGACCTCAATCGCGCGGACCGGCTGGCGAGCCTGGGGGCACTGTCCGCGCAGCTGGCGCACGAGCTGCGAAACCCCCTGGCGGCCATGCGAGGCTCCGCGCAGCTGCTGGCGCAGGACGCGCGGGACGAGATGGGGCACAAGCTGACCGCCATCCTGCTGCGCGAGTCGGACCGGCTGGCGCGGCTGGTGGAGGAGTTCCTGCGCTTCGCCCGCCCTCCGGAGCCGGTGCGCCGCCCGGTGGCCCTGGACGCGCTCCTGGTGGAGACGGTGGACATGTTGCGGGTGGACCCGCTGGCGCGGGACGTGCGGATGGAGGTGGCCGCGCCGGAGCCGCTGACGCTGCCGGTGGACCCTGACCAGCTTCGTCAGGTGCTCATCAACCTGGTGCGCAACGGCTTCCAGGCCGCGGGCCCCCGGGGTGAGGTGAAGGTGGCGCTGGCGCGGACCGAGCAGGAGGCGCGCATTCGCGTCTGGGACTCGGGGGGAAGCATCACGGAGGAGATGATGGGGCACCTGTTCGAGCCGTTCTTCACCACCCGGGACGGGGGCACGGGCCTGGGCCTGTCCACCGCGCACTCCATCGTCCGGGCGCACGGCGGCGCCATCCGCGTGCGCTCCAGCCGGGACGAGGGGACGGAGTTCGTGGTGGAATTGCCGCTGTGA
- a CDS encoding sigma-54-dependent transcriptional regulator: MRGHVLVVDDELSMREYLELLLHRDGYAVTSVPGVKPACESLDGVDLVICDMKLGTGSGLDVLRAARARSEPPEVVLITAYGSPAAAVEAMREGAYDYICKPFDNEELRLLVQKALEKRLLRQENSGLRARLLPGLGVAVGQSSRMQAVWALVEKVAPSRSTVLVTGESGTGKELVARAIHMRGSRAAQPFLPFNCAALNEGTLESELFGHMKGSFTGATHERAGLLVSAGEGTVMLDEVGEMPLATQVKLLRVLQERKVKPVGSAAEVPFKARVIAATNRRLEAEVKAGRFREDLFYRLNVITLELPPLRERAGDISLLASYFLSRLAEELGRPALRFAPETLVLLERYSFPGNVRQLQNMVERAATLSDTDLLGPSTLPPAVRGEAEPATSPSGEAGEPRLGAGFNLERHLDDSERRYLLAALKQAGGVKTRAAELLGLSFRSFRYRLAKHGLTDDLEPGGAAEA; the protein is encoded by the coding sequence GTGCGTGGGCACGTCCTGGTGGTGGACGACGAACTGTCCATGCGCGAGTACCTGGAGCTGCTGCTCCACCGCGACGGCTACGCGGTGACGAGCGTGCCCGGCGTGAAGCCCGCGTGCGAGTCGCTGGACGGGGTGGACCTCGTCATCTGTGACATGAAGCTGGGCACCGGCAGCGGCCTGGACGTGCTGCGCGCCGCCCGGGCGCGCTCCGAGCCCCCCGAGGTGGTGCTCATCACCGCCTATGGCTCGCCGGCCGCCGCGGTGGAGGCCATGCGCGAGGGCGCGTACGACTACATCTGCAAGCCCTTCGACAACGAGGAGCTGCGGCTGCTCGTGCAGAAGGCGCTGGAGAAGCGCCTGCTGCGCCAGGAGAACAGCGGCCTCCGGGCGCGGCTGTTGCCCGGCCTCGGCGTGGCGGTGGGGCAGAGCTCGCGCATGCAGGCGGTGTGGGCCCTGGTGGAGAAGGTGGCCCCCAGCCGGAGCACCGTGCTGGTGACGGGCGAGAGCGGCACCGGCAAGGAACTGGTGGCGCGCGCCATCCACATGCGGGGCAGCCGGGCCGCGCAGCCCTTCCTCCCGTTCAACTGCGCGGCCCTCAACGAGGGCACGCTGGAGAGCGAGCTGTTCGGCCACATGAAGGGCTCCTTCACCGGGGCCACGCACGAGCGCGCGGGGCTGCTGGTGTCCGCGGGCGAGGGCACCGTCATGCTGGACGAGGTGGGGGAGATGCCGCTGGCCACGCAGGTGAAGCTGTTGCGCGTGCTCCAGGAGCGGAAGGTGAAGCCGGTGGGCAGCGCGGCGGAGGTGCCCTTCAAGGCCCGCGTCATCGCCGCCACCAACCGGCGGCTGGAGGCGGAGGTGAAGGCGGGGCGCTTCCGCGAGGACCTCTTCTACCGCCTCAACGTGATTACGCTGGAGCTGCCCCCGCTGCGCGAGCGCGCCGGGGACATCTCCCTGCTGGCGAGCTACTTCCTGTCGCGCCTGGCCGAGGAGCTGGGGCGGCCGGCGCTGCGCTTCGCTCCGGAGACGCTGGTGCTGCTGGAGCGCTACTCCTTCCCTGGCAACGTGCGGCAGCTCCAGAACATGGTGGAGCGCGCGGCCACGCTGTCCGACACGGACCTGCTGGGCCCCTCCACGCTGCCCCCGGCGGTGCGCGGCGAGGCGGAGCCGGCCACGAGCCCCTCCGGTGAAGCGGGTGAGCCGCGGCTGGGCGCGGGCTTCAACCTGGAGCGCCACCTGGACGACAGCGAGCGGCGCTACCTGCTCGCCGCGCTGAAGCAGGCCGGCGGGGTGAAGACGCGCGCGGCGGAGCTGCTGGGACTGTCCTTCCGTTCCTTCCGCTATCGCCTGGCCAAGCACGGCCTGACCGACGACCTGGAGCCGGGTGGGGCCGCCGAGGCCTGA
- a CDS encoding sulfatase, with protein MGLRWRGGGAPALAVLAVLHALAGGALLWGYLGYADLAGLPWPVALAVKAVPVTLGLLLGLSVLLVGLVARPLLPGWGALGVSAALSWGELWLLLLDRPLFHLTRLHLDGQTLQALRQPDALAQIGLPPTARMQALLLGAGALAAACALAAAAGWLSRTAHASALSAWARRLALVATVVALAERGVSAAAAVGVYTERSDPATLFPLASWVTFQFPADAVEAVLGWKGAYGRDAAVDREAQRRPSAFRYPAPELDAWRPPEGAPRYNILLVGIESLRPEQVDPETMPHLSALARRSWWAEQHYSSSNCTHLGLFSLLSGLSPRAWGPMTDARRPPVPYALLERAGYRVTATSSVAPTWFGLDRHVLRRELALGRHWGFPNQDRGMVDEAKQFLVSRPEPFFAFLFFNGTHFPYEVPADAEVFRPSAGADVALSDPGLVERRPELLNRYRNALHRVDALLGELLARLRESGLEERTIIAVTGDHGESFWEDGRFSHTSLLSRAQLHVPLVLSIPGQAPRRLEQLTHHVDVMPTLLDAAGMSPPPSQYSDGVSLLREPGNPRALSMQYDREEPSEYALLSPPLLLRFRLRHGSVRWDGGEWLDGRRSTPEELQRAMEAGPGAQLLPALRDANRWWPSAP; from the coding sequence ATGGGACTGAGGTGGCGCGGCGGCGGCGCGCCCGCGCTGGCCGTGCTCGCCGTGCTCCACGCGCTGGCGGGCGGGGCCCTGCTCTGGGGTTACCTGGGCTACGCGGACCTCGCGGGACTGCCCTGGCCGGTGGCGCTCGCGGTGAAGGCAGTCCCCGTCACCCTGGGGCTGCTGCTGGGGCTCAGCGTCCTGCTCGTCGGGCTCGTGGCGCGGCCGCTCCTGCCCGGGTGGGGCGCGCTGGGGGTGTCCGCGGCGCTCTCCTGGGGCGAGCTGTGGCTGCTGCTCCTGGACCGTCCGCTCTTCCATCTCACCCGCCTGCACCTCGACGGCCAGACGCTCCAGGCGCTGCGACAGCCGGACGCGCTCGCGCAGATTGGCCTGCCGCCCACCGCCCGCATGCAGGCGCTGCTGCTCGGAGCGGGGGCCCTGGCGGCGGCCTGTGCCCTCGCGGCCGCCGCCGGGTGGTTGTCCCGCACCGCGCACGCCTCCGCGCTGAGCGCCTGGGCCCGGAGGCTCGCGCTCGTGGCCACGGTGGTGGCGCTCGCCGAGCGCGGGGTCTCCGCCGCCGCGGCGGTGGGGGTGTACACGGAGCGCTCGGACCCGGCGACGCTCTTTCCGCTCGCCAGCTGGGTGACCTTCCAGTTTCCCGCGGACGCGGTGGAGGCCGTGCTCGGGTGGAAGGGAGCCTATGGCCGGGACGCAGCGGTGGACCGGGAGGCGCAGCGCCGCCCCAGCGCCTTCCGCTACCCGGCCCCGGAGCTCGACGCGTGGCGGCCGCCGGAGGGGGCACCCCGCTACAACATCCTCCTGGTGGGCATCGAGAGCCTGCGGCCGGAGCAGGTGGACCCGGAGACCATGCCCCACCTGTCCGCGCTCGCGCGCCGCTCCTGGTGGGCCGAGCAGCACTACTCCTCCTCGAACTGCACCCACCTGGGACTCTTCTCGCTGCTCAGCGGCCTGTCGCCGCGCGCGTGGGGGCCGATGACCGACGCGCGCCGGCCTCCCGTCCCCTACGCCCTGCTCGAGCGCGCGGGCTACCGGGTGACGGCCACCAGCTCGGTCGCGCCCACCTGGTTCGGGCTGGACCGTCACGTGCTGCGGCGGGAGCTCGCGCTCGGGAGGCACTGGGGCTTCCCGAATCAGGACCGCGGCATGGTGGACGAGGCGAAGCAGTTCCTCGTCTCGCGGCCCGAGCCCTTCTTCGCCTTCCTCTTCTTCAACGGCACCCACTTCCCCTACGAGGTGCCCGCGGACGCGGAGGTGTTCCGGCCGAGCGCGGGCGCTGACGTGGCGCTCTCCGACCCGGGGCTCGTCGAGCGGCGGCCCGAGCTCCTCAACCGCTACCGCAACGCCCTCCATCGGGTGGACGCACTGCTGGGGGAGCTGCTCGCCCGGTTGCGCGAGAGCGGGCTGGAGGAGCGCACCATCATCGCGGTGACGGGAGACCACGGGGAGTCGTTCTGGGAGGACGGGCGCTTCAGCCACACCTCGCTCCTGTCCCGGGCCCAGCTCCACGTCCCGCTGGTGCTCTCCATCCCCGGCCAGGCGCCGCGCAGGCTCGAGCAGCTCACGCATCACGTGGACGTGATGCCCACGCTCCTGGACGCGGCGGGCATGTCGCCTCCACCCTCGCAGTACTCGGACGGCGTGTCGCTCCTGCGCGAGCCGGGCAACCCCCGCGCGCTGTCCATGCAGTACGACCGGGAGGAGCCGAGTGAGTACGCCCTCCTCAGCCCTCCGCTCCTGCTGCGCTTCCGCCTCCGCCACGGCAGCGTGCGGTGGGACGGCGGGGAGTGGCTCGACGGGCGGCGGAGCACGCCGGAGGAGCTCCAGCGGGCGATGGAGGCGGGACCGGGCGCGCAGCTCCTGCCGGCGCTACGGGATGCGAACCGCTGGTGGCCGTCGGCCCCGTGA